The Metopolophium dirhodum isolate CAU chromosome 4, ASM1992520v1, whole genome shotgun sequence DNA window GCGATGCCCCGCGGCACTGTGCGTTTTGTGTGACGCGACTGCTGCAGGATCCCAGAGTTCCGAGCATAGAAAAAAGATTAAGTGGTTCCGCGCTGCTCTTGGTATCgcaaatagatttattttgatattattatcataaaatatacaataaccaTAGTCTTATCATATTTAACGTTTTAGTGCGAGAAAACCGAGTAAAAATGATTAACTTCCTGTTGACGTGCGATACGTACACTCTCTCGGTGACCGCGCTGCTGATAATCGTGGTCTTGTACTGGGTGTTCGAGGTGCACTATTTTGCCCGGACGCTGTGGTGTGCGACCATGTGCCGGATCCTGAAGAAATACGTGCACATACTGGACACCACTTCGTACTCTTCGGCGTGCCTGACCACGGACGTGGACTTCCTGCTGTTCCACATGAACAACTCGAGGTACCTGCGGGAGGTGGACTTCGCCCGGACAGAGTTCTACACGCGCACCGGGCTGTGGACGGCGATCCGGGAGAAGGGTGGGCTGCCCGTGCAGGGTGGCACCAGCATCCGGTACCGGAAGTTCATCCGGACGTTCAGCCTGTACAGCATATCGTCCCGGATCATTTACTGGGACCGAGACTCCATTTACATGGAGCACCGG harbors:
- the LOC132943280 gene encoding protein THEM6-like encodes the protein MINFLLTCDTYTLSVTALLIIVVLYWVFEVHYFARTLWCATMCRILKKYVHILDTTSYSSACLTTDVDFLLFHMNNSRYLREVDFARTEFYTRTGLWTAIREKGGLPVQGGTSIRYRKFIRTFSLYSISSRIIYWDRDSIYMEHRFVSRGDDFVNAIVHCRQRVINCDVEVLMGELLAKRAKERPGDLQEAPRIKPECPLEIHHWIQANLVSSANLRNGN